A window of Drosophila subobscura isolate 14011-0131.10 chromosome E, UCBerk_Dsub_1.0, whole genome shotgun sequence contains these coding sequences:
- the LOC117891158 gene encoding patronin isoform X50 → MDAAESQEIRQARQRASVKWLLSKAFNNRVPDNLKEPFYRDHENQERLKPQIIVELGNATLYCQTLSNLYSDPNYQSLNHWSIIQTLARKGVPVAESSDMPITETVLIQTNPLRINAHMSVIESLMVLYAKEISSGDRIMSAIRRISGSNYQTPPGQTYEQALLAWISHACAALKKRIVKEVETGMPDENGTRLQTPDIPPVRDFQDLCDGICLALLIAYYCPKVVPWTSVRINYLPAVEDSIHNILLVGNFSQKHLPYGVFHMTPEDVTFMRGSMKLNLVLLLTDLFNLFEIHPAKCVCYPGMDGQVPHSNSFSGGLNRRSTPPNEYQQQQQQTVAQANSNHFDGNQGEAFVVHKSRGITTLSSMHSQQQQQQQQHHHHQQQQQFHQQQQSQLQQQLQQQQQQQQEPLVPARLRQAKEKTNVESKADERGDFVAAGRPSNWEQSRRPSFAGRRSRRNSSSEDSQLTIENFGGSQDQLNTLGGRFDRERDRDRERDRERKLSNTSIAEPAVAVRSSIADARGTLQLGYDTDSGSEKQDRETEKYSMRRQASVDNVPTVSAHNLSNASSPLPQARNKQHSSSDKDYSNSVADTFNDARSSAYDPESTPVRKSSTSSMPASPAAWQLDVGDEDMRSLENASKLSTIRMKLEERRRRIEQDKRKIEMALLRHQEKEDLESCPEVMKWETMSNESKRTPDMDPVDLDKYQAYNAPVSAYSSRPPSRDPYQQQQQLPQPMAMPQPMQFVNEHGQYMSPPQPSHYQPQSIYSDNGAPYNNHSPHYGAAAPPQYRSSVVFDDYGQPTNHFYLHESSPQPQPQVHPQRRTWAHSAAAAAYEQQQQIQQPMVDVNAWQTQQHQQQQQQQKKSQQTWMNRPPSSAGAAAQGSFMLHQNGGGGAGGSGGGGGELQHLFQVQASPQHSQRQLGGGANGVQRQQSLTNLRDNRSPKSQHGMAMPMQQEDMMAPQSICFIGDEEDVDELERNIIESMQSTRISDFVLQQQQQQQQQHHHQQQQQRLQGHGHSGRGSSSEDYDSGEMISNKLNITSGNLTYRIPSPSRPSIQANSFQDPRDSEEQPAEKGFYISFDDDQPKRPKPPLRAKRSPKKEALPLGSSSSGRDSVDHQTLLKRESLSQLHNNNNNNGSDDGHKSAGANRHSIHGLNHSNSVKSPGNATYNKYTDEAPIQLRHMGVTGSDPFGHESHPHPMQQQQQQQQQPMSPTRLQHSSSSAEAAKNKALVIGADATNLDPESVDEMERRKEKIMLLSLQRRQQQEEAKARKEIEASQKREKEREKEEERARKKEDQMARRAAILEQHRLKKAIEEAEREGKTLDRPDLHVKLQPQSSSATNPRLRQQRTTRPRPKTIHVDDASVDISEASSISSRGKKGSSSNLTGPKLYKQPAAKSNRGIILNAVEYCVFPGAVNREAKQKVLEKIARSEAKHFLVLFRDAGCQFRALYSYMPESDQVTKLYGTGPSQVDEVMFDKFFKYNSGGKCFSQVHTKHLTVTIDAFTIHNSLWQGKRVQLPSKKDMALVI, encoded by the exons GCTCGTCAACGTGCTTCCGTCAAGTGGCTGCTCTCGAAGGCCTTCAACAATCGCGTGCCGGACAACCTGAAGGAGCCCTTCTACCGCGACCATGAGAATCAGGAGCGCCTCAAGCCCCAGATCATTGTGGAGCTGGGCAACGCCACGCTCTACTGCCAGACGTTGTCCAATCTGTACTCAGATCCCAACTACCAAAGCTTGAATCACTGGTCAATAATACAGACGCTAGCGCGCAAAGGTGTGCCGGTAGCCGAGTCCTCGGACATGCCCATTACCGAAACGGTATTAATTCAAACGAATCCGTTGAGAATT aaCGCCCACATGTCTGTGATAGAATCGCTGATGGTTCTGTATGCCAAGGAGATATCATCGGGTGACCGCATCATGTCGGCCATCAGAAG AATATCTGGCAGCAATTACCAGACGCCTCCTGGCCAAACGTATGAGCAAGCTCTGCTGGCTTGGATTTCGCATGCCTGCGCCGCTCTGAAGAAGCGCATCGTCAAGGAGGTGGAGACAGGAATGCCCGATGAGAAT ggCACACGTTTGCAGACGCCGGATATACCGCCAGTGAGGGACTTTCAGGATCTGTGCGATGGCATCTGCCTGGCGCTGCTCATCGCCTACTACTGCCCCAAGGTGGTGCCATGGACGAGTGTGCGCATCAACTATCTGCCCGCTGTCGAGGACTCCATACACAATATCCTGCTCGTGGGAAATTTCTCACAAAAGCATCTGCCATATGGCGTGTTCCACATGACGCCCGAGGATGTCACCTTCATGAGGGG TTCGATGAAACTGAATCTGGTTCTGCTGCTCACGGATCTGTTCAATCTGTTCGAGATACATCCGGCCAAGTGTGTCTGCTATCCCGGCATGGATGGTCAGG TTCCGCACTCGAATTCATTCAGCGGCGGCTTAAATCGTAGATCCACCCCGCCCAATGaataccagcagcaacagcagcagacggtTGCTCAAGCAAATTCGAATCATTTCGATGGTAATCAAGGCGAag CCTTCGTCGTGCACAAGTCGCGTGGCATCACCACACTCTCATCCATgcactcgcagcagcagcaacagcagcaacaacaccaccaccatcagcaacagcaacagttccaccagcagcaacagtcgcagctacagcagcagctacagcagcaacagcagcagcagcaggagccccTGGTTCCAGCTCGCTTGCGTCAGgctaaagaaaaaaccaatGTCGAGTCCAAGGCGGATGAGAGAG GCGATTTTGTCGCTGCGGGTCGACCAAGTAACTGGGAACAGAGCCGGCGGCCAAGCTTTGCAG GGCGTCGCTCGCGCAGGAACTCCTCCAGCGAGGACTCCCAGCTGACCATCGAGAACTTTGGCGGCTCCCAGGATCAGCTGAACACGCTGGGCGGTAGATTCGATCGCGAACGGGACcgagacagggagagggacagggagcgGAAGTTGTCCAACACCAGCATTG CTGAACCCGCTGTCGCGGTGCGCTCCTCCATTGCCGATGCCCGAGGCACGCTGCAGCTTGGCTACGACACTGATTCGGGCTCGGAGAAGCAGGACCGTGAGACGGAGAAGTATTCAATGCGTCGGCAGGCAAG TGTCGACAATGTGCCCACGGTGTCGGCTCACAATCTATCGAATGCGAGCAGCCCCTTGCCGCAGGCACGGAACAAGCAACATTCCAGCAGCGACAAAGACTACAGCAACAGCGTGGCGGACACCTTCAACGATGCGCGCTCGAGTGCCTACGATCCGGAGAGCACACCGGTGCGCAAAtcctccaccagcagcatgcCAGCGAGCCCAGCTGCCTGGCAGCTGGATGTGGGCGATGAGGACATGCGCTCGCTGGAGAACGCCTCCAAGCTGTCCACCATTCGCATGAAGCTGGAGGAGAGGCGGCGCCGCATTGAGCAGGACAAGCGGAAGATCGAAATGGCACTGCTCAGGCACCAGGAGAAG GAGGATCTGGAGTCATGTCCGGAAGTAATGAAGTGGGAGACGATGAGCAACGAGTCGAAGCGTACGCCAGACATGGATCCCGTCGACTTGGACAAGTACCAG GCCTACAATGCCCCAGTCAGTGCGTACAGCTCCCGTCCGCCCAGCCGCGATccctaccagcagcagcagcagctgccgcagcccatggccatgccccaGCCGATGCAGTTCGTCAACGAGCACGGCCAGTACATGTCGCCGCCGCAGCCATCCCACTACCAGCCGCAGAGCATCTACAGCGACAACGGAGCGCCCTACAACAACCACTCGCCCCACTACGGAGCGGCTGCCCCTCCGCAGTACAGGAGCAGTGTGGTCTTCGATGACTATGGCCAGCCCACGAATCACTTCTACCTGCACGAGTCctcgccacagccacagccgcaggtTCATCCCCAGCGTCGCACCTGGGCGCACtcggcagctgccgcagcctacgagcagcagcagcagatacagcAGCCCATGGTTGATGTGAATGCGTGGCAGacgcaacagcaccagcagcagcagcaacaacagaagaaGTCGCAGCAGACCTGGATGAACAGACCTCCCTCCAGCGCAGGAGCGGCGGCCCAGGGCAGCTTTATGCTCCACCAGAACGGTGGAGGAGGTGctggtggcagcggtggcggcggaggcgaGCTCCAGCATCTGTTCCAGGTGCAAGCCTCGCCGCAGCACTCGCAGCGGCAGTTGGGCGGTGGTGCCAACGGGGTGCAGAGACAGCAGTCGCTGACCAATCTGCGCGACAATCGCTCGCCCAAGTCCCAGCACggcatggccatgcccatgcagCAAGAGGACATGATGGCACCGCAGAGCATCTGCTTCATTGGcgacgaggaggatgtggaCGAGCTGGAGCGCAACATCATCGAGTCCATGCAGTCCACGCGCATCTCCGACTTTgtgcttcagcagcagcaacagcagcagcaacaacatcaccaccagcagcagcagcagcgtctgcaggggcacgggcacagtGGAAGGGGCAGCAGTTCGGAGGACTACGACAGCGGGGAGATGATTTCCAACAAGTTGAACATCACCAGCGGCAATCTCACCTACCGCATACCCTCGCCCTCGCGTCCCTCCATACAGGCAAACAGTTTCCAGGACCCGCGCGACAGCGAGGAACAGCCCGCAGAGAAGGGTTTCTACATCTCCTTCGACGACGACCAGCCCAAGCGGCCCAAGCCGCCGTTGCGCGCCAAGCGCTCGCCCAAAAAGGAGGCTCTAcccttgggcagcagcagcagcggccgggACAGCGTGGACCACCAGACTTTGCTCAAAAGGGAGTCCCTGAGCCAAttgcacaacaacaataacaacaatggcagcgatGATGGCCACAAGTCAGCGGGGGCCAACAGGCACAGCATCCACGGGCTCAACCACTCCAACAGTGTCAAATCGCCCGGCAATGCCACCTACAACAAGTACACGGACGAGGCGCCCATCCAACTACGACATATGGGCGTAACTGGTTCGGATCCATTTGGCCACGAgtcacacccacaccccatgcagcagcaacagcaacaacagcagcagcccatgTCACCCACGCGACttcagcacagcagcagcagcgccgagGCGGCCAAGAACAAGGCGCTGGTGATTGGAGCCGATGCCACCAACCTAGATCCG GAGTCTGTGGATGAAATGGAGCGACGCAAGGAGAAGATtatgctgctgtctctgcagcggcgacagcagcaggaggaggcgaaGGCGCGCAAGGAGATCGAGGCCTCGCAGAAGCGGGAAAAGGAGCGcgaaaaggaggaggagcgtgCACGCAAGAAGGAAGATCAAATGGCGCGACGAGCGGCCATATTGGAACAACACAGACTCAAGAAAGCCATCGAAGAGGCCGAACGAGAG GGTAAAACCCTGGATCGGCCCGATCTGCATGTTAAACTGCAACCACAGTCATCTAGTGCAACGAACCCGAGACTACGGCAGCAGCGCACGACACGTCCCAGGCCCAAGACCATACATGTGGACGATGCCAGTGTGGACATCAGTGAGGCTTCGAGCATCTCTAGTCGGGGCAAGAAGGGCTCCAGCTCGAATCTAACCG GTCCAAAACTCTACAAGCAACCAGCGGCCAAATCGAATCGCGGCATTATACTCAATGCCGTCGAATACTGCGTGTTTCCGGGCGCCGTCAACCGTGAGGCCAAACAGAAAGTGCTCGAGAAGATAGCACGCTCGGAGGCGAAACACTTCCTAGTACTCTTCCGAGATGCGGGCTGCCAGTTCCGCGCCCTCTACAGCTACATGCCCGAGTCGGATCAGGTGACCAAGCTGTACGGCACCGGACCTAGTCAAGTCGACGAAGTCATGTTCGATAAGTTCTTCAA ATACAACTCAGGGGGCAAGTGCTTCTCGCAAGTGCACACCAAGCATCTGACCGTCACCATCGATGCCTTCACAATACACAACTCGCTGTGGCAGGGCAAGCGGGTGCAGTTGCCCAGCAAAAAGGACATGGCGCTTGTGATCTAA
- the LOC117891158 gene encoding patronin isoform X33: MDAAESQEIRQARQRASVKWLLSKAFNNRVPDNLKEPFYRDHENQERLKPQIIVELGNATLYCQTLSNLYSDPNYQSLNHWSIIQTLARKGVPVAESSDMPITETVLIQTNPLRINAHMSVIESLMVLYAKEISSGDRIMSAIRRISGSNYQTPPGQTYEQALLAWISHACAALKKRIVKEVETGMPDENGTRLQTPDIPPVRDFQDLCDGICLALLIAYYCPKVVPWTSVRINYLPAVEDSIHNILLVGNFSQKHLPYGVFHMTPEDVTFMRGSMKLNLVLLLTDLFNLFEIHPAKCVCYPGMDGQDVIARRTLGANEHGICHRRGLTMQPVMPIPDLRSDLDQPPVGSPSNRPPFQVPHSNSFSGGLNRRSTPPNEYQQQQQQTVAQANSNHFDGNQGEAFVVHKSRGITTLSSMHSQQQQQQQQHHHHQQQQQFHQQQQSQLQQQLQQQQQQQQEPLVPARLRQAKEKTNVESKADERGDFVAAGRPSNWEQSRRPSFAGRRSRRNSSSEDSQLTIENFGGSQDQLNTLGGRFDRERDRDRERDRERKLSNTSIAEPAVAVRSSIADARGTLQLGYDTDSGSEKQDRETEKYSMRRQASSVDNVPTVSAHNLSNASSPLPQARNKQHSSSDKDYSNSVADTFNDARSSAYDPESTPVRKSSTSSMPASPAAWQLDVGDEDMRSLENASKLSTIRMKLEERRRRIEQDKRKIEMALLRHQEKEDLESCPEVMKWETMSNESKRTPDMDPVDLDKYQVGEQSIAIMNMNLQDIQQDIHRLATQQSQMQAQHLQAQQLLQAQQIANMLNQQQQTYGSQQHLADHHYQQQQRPMQQSFGSSPHLPQAYNAPVSAYSSRPPSRDPYQQQQQLPQPMAMPQPMQFVNEHGQYMSPPQPSHYQPQSIYSDNGAPYNNHSPHYGAAAPPQYRSSVVFDDYGQPTNHFYLHESSPQPQPQVHPQRRTWAHSAAAAAYEQQQQIQQPMVDVNAWQTQQHQQQQQQQKKSQQTWMNRPPSSAGAAAQGSFMLHQNGGGGAGGSGGGGGELQHLFQVQASPQHSQRQLGGGANGVQRQQSLTNLRDNRSPKSQHGMAMPMQQEDMMAPQSICFIGDEEDVDELERNIIESMQSTRISDFVLQQQQQQQQQHHHQQQQQRLQGHGHSGRGSSSEDYDSGEMISNKLNITSGNLTYRIPSPSRPSIQANSFQDPRDSEEQPAEKGFYISFDDDQPKRPKPPLRAKRSPKKEALPLGSSSSGRDSVDHQTLLKRESLSQLHNNNNNNGSDDGHKSAGANRHSIHGLNHSNSVKSPGNATYNKYTDEAPIQLRHMGVTGSDPFGHESHPHPMQQQQQQQQQPMSPTRLQHSSSSAEAAKNKALVIGADATNLDPESVDEMERRKEKIMLLSLQRRQQQEEAKARKEIEASQKREKEREKEEERARKKEDQMARRAAILEQHRLKKAIEEAEREGKTLDRPDLHVKLQPQSSSATNPRLRQQRTTRPRPKTIHVDDASVDISEASSISSRGKKGSSSNLTGYGQLSSNSMKRDYYRGSQDSLTVKGPKLYKQPAAKSNRGIILNAVEYCVFPGAVNREAKQKVLEKIARSEAKHFLVLFRDAGCQFRALYSYMPESDQVTKLYGTGPSQVDEVMFDKFFKYNSGGKCFSQVHTKHLTVTIDAFTIHNSLWQGKRVQLPSKKDMALVI; this comes from the exons GCTCGTCAACGTGCTTCCGTCAAGTGGCTGCTCTCGAAGGCCTTCAACAATCGCGTGCCGGACAACCTGAAGGAGCCCTTCTACCGCGACCATGAGAATCAGGAGCGCCTCAAGCCCCAGATCATTGTGGAGCTGGGCAACGCCACGCTCTACTGCCAGACGTTGTCCAATCTGTACTCAGATCCCAACTACCAAAGCTTGAATCACTGGTCAATAATACAGACGCTAGCGCGCAAAGGTGTGCCGGTAGCCGAGTCCTCGGACATGCCCATTACCGAAACGGTATTAATTCAAACGAATCCGTTGAGAATT aaCGCCCACATGTCTGTGATAGAATCGCTGATGGTTCTGTATGCCAAGGAGATATCATCGGGTGACCGCATCATGTCGGCCATCAGAAG AATATCTGGCAGCAATTACCAGACGCCTCCTGGCCAAACGTATGAGCAAGCTCTGCTGGCTTGGATTTCGCATGCCTGCGCCGCTCTGAAGAAGCGCATCGTCAAGGAGGTGGAGACAGGAATGCCCGATGAGAAT ggCACACGTTTGCAGACGCCGGATATACCGCCAGTGAGGGACTTTCAGGATCTGTGCGATGGCATCTGCCTGGCGCTGCTCATCGCCTACTACTGCCCCAAGGTGGTGCCATGGACGAGTGTGCGCATCAACTATCTGCCCGCTGTCGAGGACTCCATACACAATATCCTGCTCGTGGGAAATTTCTCACAAAAGCATCTGCCATATGGCGTGTTCCACATGACGCCCGAGGATGTCACCTTCATGAGGGG TTCGATGAAACTGAATCTGGTTCTGCTGCTCACGGATCTGTTCAATCTGTTCGAGATACATCCGGCCAAGTGTGTCTGCTATCCCGGCATGGATGGTCAGG ATGTCATCGCCAGGCGCACCTTGGGCGCCAATGAGCACGGAATCTGCCACAGACGGGGCCTCACAATGCAGCCCGTTATGCCCATACCCGATCTCCGCAGCGATCTCGACCAGCCGCCCGTTGGCTCGCCCTCGAATCGGCCGCCATTTCAAG TTCCGCACTCGAATTCATTCAGCGGCGGCTTAAATCGTAGATCCACCCCGCCCAATGaataccagcagcaacagcagcagacggtTGCTCAAGCAAATTCGAATCATTTCGATGGTAATCAAGGCGAag CCTTCGTCGTGCACAAGTCGCGTGGCATCACCACACTCTCATCCATgcactcgcagcagcagcaacagcagcaacaacaccaccaccatcagcaacagcaacagttccaccagcagcaacagtcgcagctacagcagcagctacagcagcaacagcagcagcagcaggagccccTGGTTCCAGCTCGCTTGCGTCAGgctaaagaaaaaaccaatGTCGAGTCCAAGGCGGATGAGAGAG GCGATTTTGTCGCTGCGGGTCGACCAAGTAACTGGGAACAGAGCCGGCGGCCAAGCTTTGCAG GGCGTCGCTCGCGCAGGAACTCCTCCAGCGAGGACTCCCAGCTGACCATCGAGAACTTTGGCGGCTCCCAGGATCAGCTGAACACGCTGGGCGGTAGATTCGATCGCGAACGGGACcgagacagggagagggacagggagcgGAAGTTGTCCAACACCAGCATTG CTGAACCCGCTGTCGCGGTGCGCTCCTCCATTGCCGATGCCCGAGGCACGCTGCAGCTTGGCTACGACACTGATTCGGGCTCGGAGAAGCAGGACCGTGAGACGGAGAAGTATTCAATGCGTCGGCAGGCAAG CAGTGTCGACAATGTGCCCACGGTGTCGGCTCACAATCTATCGAATGCGAGCAGCCCCTTGCCGCAGGCACGGAACAAGCAACATTCCAGCAGCGACAAAGACTACAGCAACAGCGTGGCGGACACCTTCAACGATGCGCGCTCGAGTGCCTACGATCCGGAGAGCACACCGGTGCGCAAAtcctccaccagcagcatgcCAGCGAGCCCAGCTGCCTGGCAGCTGGATGTGGGCGATGAGGACATGCGCTCGCTGGAGAACGCCTCCAAGCTGTCCACCATTCGCATGAAGCTGGAGGAGAGGCGGCGCCGCATTGAGCAGGACAAGCGGAAGATCGAAATGGCACTGCTCAGGCACCAGGAGAAG GAGGATCTGGAGTCATGTCCGGAAGTAATGAAGTGGGAGACGATGAGCAACGAGTCGAAGCGTACGCCAGACATGGATCCCGTCGACTTGGACAAGTACCAGGTGGGTGAG CAAAGCATCGCCATCATGAACATGAATCTGCAGGATATCCAGCAGGATATCCACCGCCTGGCCACGCAGCAGAGCCAAATGCAGGCCCAGCAtctgcaggcgcagcagctcctgcaggcCCAACAGATAGCCAACATGCTGAACCAG cagcagcaaacttaCGGGTCGCAGCAGCACCTGGCTGACCAccactaccagcagcagcagcgacccaTGCAGCAAAGCTTTGGCTCATCGCCGCATCTTCCGCAGGCCTACAATGCCCCAGTCAGTGCGTACAGCTCCCGTCCGCCCAGCCGCGATccctaccagcagcagcagcagctgccgcagcccatggccatgccccaGCCGATGCAGTTCGTCAACGAGCACGGCCAGTACATGTCGCCGCCGCAGCCATCCCACTACCAGCCGCAGAGCATCTACAGCGACAACGGAGCGCCCTACAACAACCACTCGCCCCACTACGGAGCGGCTGCCCCTCCGCAGTACAGGAGCAGTGTGGTCTTCGATGACTATGGCCAGCCCACGAATCACTTCTACCTGCACGAGTCctcgccacagccacagccgcaggtTCATCCCCAGCGTCGCACCTGGGCGCACtcggcagctgccgcagcctacgagcagcagcagcagatacagcAGCCCATGGTTGATGTGAATGCGTGGCAGacgcaacagcaccagcagcagcagcaacaacagaagaaGTCGCAGCAGACCTGGATGAACAGACCTCCCTCCAGCGCAGGAGCGGCGGCCCAGGGCAGCTTTATGCTCCACCAGAACGGTGGAGGAGGTGctggtggcagcggtggcggcggaggcgaGCTCCAGCATCTGTTCCAGGTGCAAGCCTCGCCGCAGCACTCGCAGCGGCAGTTGGGCGGTGGTGCCAACGGGGTGCAGAGACAGCAGTCGCTGACCAATCTGCGCGACAATCGCTCGCCCAAGTCCCAGCACggcatggccatgcccatgcagCAAGAGGACATGATGGCACCGCAGAGCATCTGCTTCATTGGcgacgaggaggatgtggaCGAGCTGGAGCGCAACATCATCGAGTCCATGCAGTCCACGCGCATCTCCGACTTTgtgcttcagcagcagcaacagcagcagcaacaacatcaccaccagcagcagcagcagcgtctgcaggggcacgggcacagtGGAAGGGGCAGCAGTTCGGAGGACTACGACAGCGGGGAGATGATTTCCAACAAGTTGAACATCACCAGCGGCAATCTCACCTACCGCATACCCTCGCCCTCGCGTCCCTCCATACAGGCAAACAGTTTCCAGGACCCGCGCGACAGCGAGGAACAGCCCGCAGAGAAGGGTTTCTACATCTCCTTCGACGACGACCAGCCCAAGCGGCCCAAGCCGCCGTTGCGCGCCAAGCGCTCGCCCAAAAAGGAGGCTCTAcccttgggcagcagcagcagcggccgggACAGCGTGGACCACCAGACTTTGCTCAAAAGGGAGTCCCTGAGCCAAttgcacaacaacaataacaacaatggcagcgatGATGGCCACAAGTCAGCGGGGGCCAACAGGCACAGCATCCACGGGCTCAACCACTCCAACAGTGTCAAATCGCCCGGCAATGCCACCTACAACAAGTACACGGACGAGGCGCCCATCCAACTACGACATATGGGCGTAACTGGTTCGGATCCATTTGGCCACGAgtcacacccacaccccatgcagcagcaacagcaacaacagcagcagcccatgTCACCCACGCGACttcagcacagcagcagcagcgccgagGCGGCCAAGAACAAGGCGCTGGTGATTGGAGCCGATGCCACCAACCTAGATCCG GAGTCTGTGGATGAAATGGAGCGACGCAAGGAGAAGATtatgctgctgtctctgcagcggcgacagcagcaggaggaggcgaaGGCGCGCAAGGAGATCGAGGCCTCGCAGAAGCGGGAAAAGGAGCGcgaaaaggaggaggagcgtgCACGCAAGAAGGAAGATCAAATGGCGCGACGAGCGGCCATATTGGAACAACACAGACTCAAGAAAGCCATCGAAGAGGCCGAACGAGAG GGTAAAACCCTGGATCGGCCCGATCTGCATGTTAAACTGCAACCACAGTCATCTAGTGCAACGAACCCGAGACTACGGCAGCAGCGCACGACACGTCCCAGGCCCAAGACCATACATGTGGACGATGCCAGTGTGGACATCAGTGAGGCTTCGAGCATCTCTAGTCGGGGCAAGAAGGGCTCCAGCTCGAATCTAACCG GCTACGGTCAACTAAGCTCAAATTCAATGAAAAGAGATTATTACAGGGGCTCGCAAGACTCCCTCACAGTGAAAG GTCCAAAACTCTACAAGCAACCAGCGGCCAAATCGAATCGCGGCATTATACTCAATGCCGTCGAATACTGCGTGTTTCCGGGCGCCGTCAACCGTGAGGCCAAACAGAAAGTGCTCGAGAAGATAGCACGCTCGGAGGCGAAACACTTCCTAGTACTCTTCCGAGATGCGGGCTGCCAGTTCCGCGCCCTCTACAGCTACATGCCCGAGTCGGATCAGGTGACCAAGCTGTACGGCACCGGACCTAGTCAAGTCGACGAAGTCATGTTCGATAAGTTCTTCAA ATACAACTCAGGGGGCAAGTGCTTCTCGCAAGTGCACACCAAGCATCTGACCGTCACCATCGATGCCTTCACAATACACAACTCGCTGTGGCAGGGCAAGCGGGTGCAGTTGCCCAGCAAAAAGGACATGGCGCTTGTGATCTAA